Sequence from the Chloroflexota bacterium genome:
AAGAGAAATCACATATGAAGATTGCCGTCACCGGCGCGTCAGGCCTCATCGGCGCGGCCCTCATCTCCCGCCTGGAGGCCCAGGGCCACCGGGTCGCCCGCTTCGTTCGCAGGGCGCCGCGGCCGGGCCAGGTCCTGTGGGACCCGGAAAAGGGCGAGCTGGAGGCAAAGGCCCTCGAGGGCGCGGACGCCGTCATCCACCTGGCGGGCGAAACCATCGCCGGCTTGCGATGGACCAAGGCCAAGAAGCGCCGCATCCTGGAGAGCCGCGTCAAGGGCACGCGGCTTCTGGCGGAGGCCATCGCCAAGATGGAGCGCCCTCCCAAGGTCTTCCTCTGCGCCTCGGCCGTCGGCTACTACGGCGATCGGGGCGATGAACCGCTGACGGAGGCCTCGCCCACCGGCGGCGGCTTTCTGGCGGAGGTCGTCCGCCAATGGGAGGCCGCCTGCGCCCCCGCGCAGGCACGGACCCGCGTGGTGAACCTCCGCATCGGCATTGTCGTCAGCCCGGATGGC
This genomic interval carries:
- a CDS encoding TIGR01777 family protein, with product MKIAVTGASGLIGAALISRLEAQGHRVARFVRRAPRPGQVLWDPEKGELEAKALEGADAVIHLAGETIAGLRWTKAKKRRILESRVKGTRLLAEAIAKMERPPKVFLCASAVGYYGDRGDEPLTEASPTGGGFLAEVVRQWEAACAPAQARTRVVNLRIGIVVSPDGGALKQLLPLFKLGLGGRTGSGRQYWSWVAMDDVLGAFLFALEHAALEGPVNVTAPNPVTNAAFAKALGRVLHRPAIAWTPGLLMRLLTGEMGRELILFGARVTPARLLANGYAFQHTDLEPALRHILKRPAERP